DNA from Bubalus bubalis isolate 160015118507 breed Murrah chromosome 7, NDDB_SH_1, whole genome shotgun sequence:
caaagaagacattttttaaaaaataatgaaatatcaaataaaatatataatttaattttgagCTTCTACAATTGCAATTTCGTATATCTGAAAATGTAGCCAGAATATTTTAATGGCTTTTGGATGAAGAAATAACTGTGTTCCAAGCCAAGGATTATATGACAATCCCTTATCTCCAATGGGGGAGGTTTTTGAACCAGCTAGAGCCAACTAACTTTCCTCTACTGATGCATGGACACTCTGAAACTGCAATATAGTCACTTCCTCTAGGATTAGGATCTTGATGATAATAAACCCCTGGGGTATAAGTCACCCACTACTGCAAAGTAAGTTAGTCTATGGAAGAATGATAGCAGAGGTTGAACAAAAGTGTTAATGACCACATTCAAGTTCCTAAATACAACTGTtctattcagttaagttcagtcactcagttgtgtccgacccttcacgaccccatggactacagcacaccacaCTTCATTGTCCTTCATCAgttcctggaacttgctcaaactgaagtccatcgagttggtgatgccgtccaaccatctcatcttctgtcatccccttctcttcctgccttcaatctttcccagcatcagagtctttttcaacgagtcagttcttcacatcagggggccaaagtattggagtttcagcttcagcatcagttcttccaaagaacattcaagactgatttcctttaggatggactggttggatctccttgcagtccaagggactctcaaaactctcctccaacatcacagttcaaaagcatcaattcttaggcacttggctttctttatagttcaactctcacatacatatatgactactggaaaaaccataactttgactagacagatcagcaaagtaatgacctgctttttagtatgctgtctaggttggtaatagcttttcttccaaggagcaagcatcttttaatcatggctgtagtcaccatctgcagtgattttggagccaagacaataaagtctctcactgtttgcattgtttccccatttatttgccatgaaatgatggggcaggatgccatgatcttagttttgaatgttgggttttaagctagctttttcactctcctctttcgctttcattgagaggctctttagttcttcttagttttctgccataagtgtggtgtcatcttcgTATctcagtttattgatatttctcccagaaatcttgattccagcttgtgtttcatacaGCCTggaattttgtatgatgtactatggatacaagttaaataagcagggtgacaatatacagccttgacatactcctttccctatttggaactcgtctgttgttcaatgtctggttctaactgttgcttctgagcagcaaacagatttctcaagaagcaggtaaggtggtttggtattcttctcttgaagaattttccagtttgttgtgatccacaaaggcAAAGGCAAAGGCAAAATCCAATTGTATACTTGCAATTTTTGGTTGcataaattaataaatcttttcctttttggctctgatggtaatgcaggaaacctgagttcgatccctagattgggaagatcctctggagaatggctatccaccccagtattcctacctggagaattccatgaacaaaggagactggtgggctatagtacacgaggtcgcagagagttgaacacaactgagtgactcacactttcacttttcttcttgcaTTAATTTGTGATAaggtttatttgtatcatttggaACCATAAGATTCTTGACAGAATACAACCGTGTTTCCAtacctcatcagttcagttcagttcagttcagccactcactccatcgagtcggtgatgccatccagccatctcatcctctcatagTTCTGTGTTAATGAAACTTTCATCACTCATGGTCATAAAGCttatagttttgaaaaaaaaaatccaaggtctaattttttaatcataaaattaatgtttagttcagcacttcaaaataaaataccacATTCCAGATGCCTTAAGCAACAGGAACTTATTTGTCACAGTTCTAAAGACTGGCAGTCCAtggtcaaggtgccagcagatccTGCAAATAATGAAGGCTCACTTCCTGGCCTTTTTACTGTATCCTCACATGAGAGAGAAATGATCATCTCtctcatatcttttcttttaacgGAACTAATCCCACTCATAGTTATTCCACTCTTATGACCTAATTGCTTCCAAAGTTGCCACCTCCAAATGCCATCACACTGAGTATCAGAACTTCAATATATAAATTTGTGGGGGTAGAGGGGCACGAATATTTAATTTATAGTAATTAACATGACCTGATTCACAAACTGGGTAGGTCTTGTAAAATTTATGAAAGTAGAATCTCAACTACTGAAAGTGAAATACATTGGAAGATATGGAAAATTTAGAGAACCTCCAGATCCCAAATGCTTTTGAAAGTCTCCCTGTAACTCTTTTTCATGGTAAAATTATGATTTCTTTGTTTATGGCAGCTAATTGTGACCTTAATTTCCAACCTCTCATTTTGCTTCATTATAACCAAGATTCAACCTTGATATGAACTGGAAGTAGAAATCAGAAAGCCTGGAAAGTTCTTAACTTAATGCACAGCCTAGTAAATAGAGTAGTATCTTAAGGGATGGATTTGGCAAATAAAAAGTAGGGGGCAGTGTTGtttgtattaaaaaagaaaacaaaacaaaacaaaacatgttttttCCTTGTTAGACCATGTTAAAAAATTAGGAGATCTTACACTCCAAACTTTTCTAGTTTCTTCGAGTTGCAATATTTGGTCACATGTGACTTGTGCATTCCTTTCTACATGCAACAATGGAATGAAAAGAGTAACAGAAGAGGAAAGCATACATTTGTCAGTTCATTCTCAGAAAGATTTTCACAATCATTTCTTTTACTCACTTGTATTATTTGTGAAGTTCTAAAGGTCAGTTTGGTAACCACAAtcaaaatggaaacatttaaGCATCTGTAAAAAGCTGTACTTAGTAACAATGGTCCATCAATTCCCTGTGTCTATAGTAAAATAGTAAAAGCATCAATGCCGCTCATTTAAACTTTTCCATGAAGGATAAACtcttacaaaaatatttactgcctaactcttgagaaatttgtatgcaggtcaggaagcaacagttagaactggacatggaacaacagacttgttctaaataggaaaaggagtacgtcaaagctgtatattgtcaacctgcttatttaacttatattcagagtacatcatgagaaacactggactggaagaagcacaagctggaatcaagattgccgggggaaataccaataacctcagatatgcagatgacaccacccttacggtggaaagtgaagaggaactcaaaagcctcttgatgaaagtaaaagtggagagtgaaaaagttggcttaaagctcaacattcagaaaacgaagatcatggcatctggtcccaccacttcatgggaaatagatggggaaacagtggaaacagtgtcagactttattttttggggctccaaaatcactgcaaatggtgactgcagacatgaaattaaaagacacttactccttggaaggaaagttatgaccaacctagatagcatattcaaaagcagagacattactttgccaacaaaggtccgtctagtcaaggctatggtttttcctgtggtcatgtatggatgtgagagttggactgtgaagaaggctgagagccaaagaattgatgcttttgaactgtggtgttggagaagactcttgagagtcccttggactgcaaggagatccaaccagtccattctgaaggagatcagccctgggatttctttggaaggaatgatgctaaagctgaaactcctactttggccacctcatgtgaagagttgactcattggaaaagactctgatgctgggagggattgggggcaggaggagaaggggacgccagaggatgagatggctggatggcatcactgacttgatggacgtgagtctgggtgaactccgggagttggtgatggacagggaggcctggcgagctgcgatacatggagttgcaaagagttggacacgactgagagactgaactgaactacagttGACTGAAAACTCTAGTTGGAGGTGCAAATTATTGAAATTGCATTTCCTACCTCAGGGAAAATGGAATGCGACTAGTGTCACCAAACTTAGTGATAACTGGTAAACTCCAAAGCAAGgtgataattaaaaattttagagaTACAGTGAATGCAGCAATTATTTCATGAGAAATGGTCAACCCAGATGTGATCTCTGTGTGAGGCTAATTATTATATCCTTAGGAAAATTTAATGGTTTTGTTATCACGCTGGTTTTTGATGTAGCAATACAAAAAATTTTCTAGTGAACATAATTTGCTGAACAAAACTCTGGCTCAAGCTGCTATCAGAGCGAGTGATGATTCACCCCACTTGCTATTTACAAATTAGAATCAATTTATGGAGCTATATTCCTGGAATGAAAGGAACATCAAAATTCTATAAGAAAGATTATACTATAACACCATATTTCCAACTCTGGTACTTGCCTTCAGATTATGAATTTGAAGCATTTACCTGGATAAAAGGAACTATGTGATCTTATTACGGACTCTGAGATCCATGCTTTGTCTTATCACTCATTAGTTGGATGGAGAAATGTCCTGATAATCTTTTGTTCATGTTGAGATTTCTTTGATTTGAGTAATAATTTGTGTTACTACCCGAGTTTGCCTCCTTTCAAGCCTAGTGATATTCTAAATCATTCATGATAGGTCATCAGTTCAGAGTGTAATGTTTGACTGGATATATTTAGACACTCCCCTAATCCTCATATTATCCCCCTGACTTATGGAATAAGAAGGTCAAAAAATGCTAAATAGAAGCCATTCTTGTGTTTCTTTCTATCATAAAatcataatttgcatttctgggGGAATTACAGCTGTTGAACACTAAAAGATGCAAAGACTAAAAGATAGTGAATTACATCATTATTCCACTTTCTCATTTGGCCTTTAAAATAGCTTCTTGGAGGATAACAATAGATTATTTCAAACTTAATGAGGCTATGGCACCTATTACAGGTGGCATTTTTAATATGATACATGTCAGGCAAATTCCTGATATTTATTTCACAGCtagtaaattcatttttttcccattctgacttagctaaagaaaaaaaataccagaaaaagTTTGCTCTCATCTTAAAAACAGAACTTTCTCTCTCACGAGACAGCTTTTGAGGACGAGTTTGCTCTAGTCTTGTACCACAGTTTAATCTACAGAAAATGTGACTTTTATTCTGCTACTGTTTACGAGACATTCATTAAATGGATGGCATTATCTATAGGATTCACAACACATGAAATTGTGTTTTGCTGATTCTTTGGGAACTGACATGATGACAGAAGCCGGGAGATACATTTTATGAAGACGTATGAATCTGCACCCTCCGTTAACTTCTGCCAGGTCCAGTATTCTGAGTATGTTGACAAACTTTCTCTAGATTGAATAACAAGTTGTTGCCCCTTGTACTTCTTAACATAGAGGAGGCAGGAGACCGAATACtaagtggattttaaaaaaaaaatttcaaggcaaaaattacatgtttcaatgttatgtATACATATCTACATAATCAGTAAGAAACAGAACAACTGATATAGATGGTCTAAGCTGTTGTATAAGAGACCTTGTTACCTGTGTTTTGTGACCTGGGTCATACAAGGTTCTTAAAGAGTCATGACAGATTGGGTTGGTTGGGAATCCTAAAATAAAGCCGGGAAAGTAAATTTCACCTGGGGCTTTAAAGATATCAGAGTAAACAACTACTGTCATTTTGAGAAGTAATTCCTCATTAGAGTTTTGGAGGACACTGAACAGCTCACTATGAATGCTGTTACTGTGTGTCCTGTGTTAACCTTTACAATGTTTATTTTGTAACCTACCTACTTATAAACTCAAGTATAATCAAATGGACTGGGCTCCAACAAGTCCTTCATAATTAAACAGTATAACCAGGTTGTTCAAATTGCCAGTGCACCCACAACTACTACACTGCTGTTCTCTCTGCAGCCACATCCATGTTCACATGGAAAATATGCTATAAACAGTTTACTTCAAATGAAAGACCTTAGACTCAGTTTATAATCTATCAGCATCAGCTAGAAGTGAAGATTTGAATTTTTTCACTAAAATGTGGTTGAAAGTGTCATAAAAATTTAGTGAAAACAAAATGTTATATACATACAAACTCAACAAGGTTGTGTAAATTCCTCGCAATGGAATAATGACAAAAAATAGGAATAGTgccttaaaatgtaatttattgaaaagaagaaagacaaaatctGTTACTGCACACAATTATTTGAAATGATGGCACTTAAGGAGAGGTGATTCAAaggcttttaaaacattttccatatAGAAATTTAATGAAGACTTTAATTCCCTTTGACTCAGTGGCCTTTATACCAGCATGATACTACTGGAATTTAGGTAACAAGCTGTTAGGACAATTTCACTTAAGGATGTTACACCATCTAAAATACAGTAGAGAACTCAAGAAGAAAGAGTGCCTTCAATTTGAGATTGCCCTATTCTAAAACAGCAGTTGAAGCCTTTGGATAGAATGGTTTGACATGATAGATGAAAAGACATGTAGAGCATGGAATTTTCAGAACCATCtgtaaatcaaaaaagaaatatgtggtTAGTTATGCTGCATGTTTTGAAGGGAGAAGGTACTGTTATGATAAGATACACTTTAATAGTCATTTTCTCTTCATCTTAAGATGAAGTTCACAAAGTTATATGTGTCTCCTGTTACTAACACATACCCACTGCTCCTGATTTTTAAGTTTTACAGGCAATTTATGGTTGCACTTTCTTTTGCAGTAacagaaaataatggcaaaataATTCAAAGTAAAAACTTCCAAGTacgtcagacttttattttccttcttttgatcTGTTGTAAGGGAAGTTTTCACCACTAGAAAgggaacatgcacacacacacaactacaaGCTCCTACATAGTAAATTGAAGTACTCAAAACACATCTATGGACATttaaatctgttttcttcttaatAGACAAACACTTGATTTAACTAGGTAACTTGTTAAGTATTTCTATTTCAGTGATCATAAAGAATAGGATTCCACTGTTGGGGTCACCAGAATTAGTAACACCCACACTCTTATACTTGTATAAAAATttcaatataataaattatattaattaaaattagctAGTTTTATTGCTACTTAAATTTGATATTACCATAATACAAAAAATGTTGAAGCCAATTTAATTATTGATATTATCTAAGTGTAATGTGTCTAAATATAGATAGACTAGAGGACCAGCAAGACAACTTTATAGTCTACAAGTTGTACCTTTGTACTGAGCTCTCATATGAAAAGAGGATCAATGATTAGACAAGCAATTTCCAACTTACCAAAGACCATAATTGTGGAGTCCCTCAGAATTCACTTGACTCTTCTGAAGGAACAAAAATTGGTAAAATGTGAGTAAGGTAGTCAGTAATAAAATTTTGctaaatcaaaaaatgagcaCTAATTTTCCCAGCAGTATGCTTAATAGATTATTATATTTAATCACCTTCAAGGTTATAAAAACAAGCATCATTATATTATTTcaagtaagcaaaaaaaaaaaaaagatcgggATTTCAAGTTAGGACTTTAGGAATGCCAAAATCTGCAGTTTATCCCCCACACTGCATTCTAATGTATATCATGGGTATAatcaaaagaaaagcatttaaagATTAGTAAAAGTGCAAGGAGGATAAAGTTGAATTTTTACTTTGGAGAGAAAATTTTCCTCCTATTTTCATCAGAATGATTATCACTTATCGAATAGATAGCACTGCTCCACATGTTCCTGAGTAATGGGTTAACATTAGCCATATATCAGAAAGTTATCATCaattttccatttcagaaaaTTCTAGTATAGGACACTAAGCTTTTATGTGTCATGCTTATtctaaatctatttttatattatgttttcttttatttcctttgataaGGCAACAATATGCAGTCATTTAAATGAACTTACCACCACAGTGGCATAGTAGTCTTTCCACTGTTCTCAGAGCCGATGGGATTAGGGATGTCAGAGAATAATGGGGCATCAGGGTATTGCGTGCCTAGTGGAACGTAATACCAGGCACCAGATGGATAGGCATCCAGCTGGTAGAATTGTCTGAAAAGCTAGAGAGAAAGACCGTTGAAAAAGCAACAGTGTATGAGAAATCAGTTTTGAATCTCTGAAAATGAATCATTGCATTCATTTCAGACATGGCTATTTGCATCACAAGAGACGTTTACTGTGTGAGGAAAACGGAGAAATCAAACTGTTCCCTATGGTAAATCACAATAAGGAAATTTTGGAAAGGGCTTTTCTTAGGGTACCTGAGGGGTAATGAATAAATCACTTCTTTAAGATCAATAGTTAGTATTGAACTCCAAGAACCTGCATTACTAACACAGGTCCAGCTATCAAAGTCCAGAGGAAAGTGGCTGTGTgaatttaattattatataatttataaactcATGGGTTTTTGGACTAGAGAAggtcatttttgcttttctgttctaTAGTTTAGTTTTCCATGAAGACAATGAGCTCAAGGAAAGGGAGAGTCCTCATCCTAGAATAATACAGGGATTTCAGAAATgccaagaataaagagaaaagaattctCTAATTCCTAGCCCAGTGCCCCTTCATAACTATAAGGTTTTGGTGcaaaaacattatttcttttctgaaattttggAATAGGTACCTCTGTTAATCTATCATGgccttttatttgtttctgtgtattaatgtaattctttatatattcaggtAGAAAATATATGTTCTTTGATGGAATTAGAAAAGCCAAAGAAAGCATTTCAAGTTTTGCTGTGGTTGCCTATCCTgacaattataataaatatgataTCTGAGATTTTCTGTTATtagtattaatataaaaaataaaataaattcacctGAGGGTAGAAGTAGGCCAGTTccttaaaagagagagagggaaaaatagTTTTGTGATTCAAACCCAGTTAAATGCCATAATAGACTAAAGTATTACTACCAAATGTTCTCATTAAGATTAGAATGattaccttctttttttaaaattacatggaAAGGTGAGGATAGTGTACTCTTTAGAACTCAGTGAAGTACAtaattgtcttttcttttctcttactttggCCCATGAGTGAAGAGAGAATTTTAGAAGAAATTGAGAGCAAAATATGATTCATATTAAGGAATAATTATCATAAAATTTATTGATGACTACTGTGTTTCAAATCTTgtttaatcccttatcagattcatatttataaaactcCATGGTTTTCTTTgtatggtttattttttaaattagcataCTATATGTAAGTTCAATCATCAATGGACCaaagaaactgaactgaatgcagttaCCACCTTTAAAAGTGAAGACACAAAAAAACACTGCAAAACTCAAGATATGTGAGTTTTGGAAGACAATGAATTGATAGATTCATATTAATTTCACAAATGAAAGAGCAGGGCTCAGAGAGAAGAACACAGTTTGCTGAAGGTCATAAGATTAGATCTAAGACTGAAAACTCAAGAAGCCCAGACAGTACTGTAGATTAATAAAAAGTCAAATTTGAACAATATGAATAGTTGGTTGAGGTTGTTCTAACTTAAAAGTTGACCTGAAGCTCTCTTCATTCAGTGATGGCCATAGAattgttctttcatttcctttggcaaCTTAGATCTGATCTTTCACAGCAATGCTGGAACCAGCAATGTTAGAGTCCAACACCAGTCAACAACTAAGAAATACTAGCAGAGCACTACTTCTTGATGCAACTAGTAAAATAACTCCCCAAAAACAGTGGTTACCAATAGATAGTTTGGGGCagtattaaaacacacacagacagacacacacttaCCTGATTCACTCCTATCATAGGttctttctggaaagaaaaaaaaagagtcagggtgatcttttaaggctgaataaaaccaaaaaatgtaAGAAGCAAACTTTTTGAAATGCTTTTCATGTTAGAGATCTGGGAATTCACACTAATAATTTTGCCAATTGCATTATCTAGATACTATTTCTTCTAAGACATATGAAACATACACAATCCTCATAAGATTCACCAAATGACAGTAGTGATTGAAATTGGCATAGCTTTTGATAGGAATCAGAATTGTAATAGCAGCACATATTTCGCAGTATCTGGTTGTCaccttaaaaatgaaatcagaagcCCCAGGAACACCACTGAATCAATGGAATGCAGGGCGGAGGAAGAATCGGtttctattatatattatagataaatACACTGTACAGATGGAAGGGAAAACAGAACATCAGAAAGGTTTTTTGACAGAAACATTTAATATCTCTCCCGACAGTTTCTTCTAAAGGTTTCAATTAGTATTAATAAATCTCCAAATGGCTTGCTTGAAAGAGCATAATTATGAGTTTGAATTTCCTAAATATAAAttgaatttaagaataaaatcatggacataaagatataaaatttagGAATACCTTAAAAGGGAAATTAACATAACCATGGAAATGAACACTTCATAGTGTTTAGAATTACAAAGGTGCTGCTGTCAGGGGAGAACGGACAGAATAGAACAGCTCCCATTCCAAAGAAGAATGACAAATAGTTCTCCTTTCTCAGATTGATTACTACAACTTGTTTCAGAAAGTTGGGAGTGAAAAATAACCACCTGAGAAGAAAGAAGTCTCTCCAAAATTGTGAAGCTATTTAAAAGCAAACATATTTAAACTTTGCAACATATTATCATTATGTAATTCATTAAGCAAAATATTACCTGTTGGGCATGGATTCCCTCTTTCATACTGTGAAGTTGTTCCTAAATAGAAGGAAATATGTTCTAAGTTACTTAGATATCTTCTAATATAACACATTCATTTGACAATAACCAAGAATATATCATCATCTGTGAAGATTAGTATAAACTGTATTCTCtgccaaaattttgaaaattagcaatatagctttcattttctaactttagaaaaaatattcaactcAATGTTACACTTACTATAATTTGGAAGGATAAAAAATCTATAAGTTTCATATCTGGGGGAAAATAATCCACCAATTCCCTAGGTCTACATATTTTCTGTTCATGACTATTAATCACTCgtttacattttatcttttataaattttaaataaaacattatcaaATACGGGTAGTAGAAAAACTTTTCCCTTGGATTATATTTATatctgttaaaaaagaaagaggaacacaCATTATAAAAACAACACTTGAAGAAAATACTAAGATATTCTAGATTTAATAAATAATCTTATATGGTCATGAATAGCTTCCTCAGAAAGAGAGATCACTTTATTTTAGTACATTGATTTTACTTATGTGTGAATCACAGACATTTGCTAGGCACTTTCATTCACTGGGGGTCTACGCTAAATGCTAGGGACCatctatgaaataaataataatgaatactATGAGCAGTGAACACTATGAACAATGAACACTAAGAGCAGGACCATATTGTTCTAACACTTGTGGAGGTTATGGCCTAATCATATCATAACTAAGGTgctaaaatatattattcatgTAATTTCTTAGATTAGTAATGATAAGTTTGATTGGGGTACTGATATATctaaatttattttgcttctaAGTCCAAGGCAACAGAAGCAACTTGGAAACTGAAGCAAGAGTGACACTGAGGTCCAAATTAAATTCATTACTGACTTCCTCCTTCCTAcatttgtaacagaataaaaatgtgaaaatgtaatTTTGCTAAATTAAGACAAGTCCTTTTCCCTAAAGTCCTAATTAATCAAGCTTATTTGgtataactaaaagaaaaatttatggcctccCAAGTGAAAAACTATGATACTCAAAAGGATCGATACTAAATAGTGAAGCTGGATTGTGCTAATAGATACTTTTTTGATCTATCCATACTATCAGCAGATAGTTTATGACTTCATAGTTCAAATGCACATCTTATagtgcattttatatattttaatatattttaaatttagtaaaTATATCTCACCTCAGCCAAATTGGGaacaatttccttaaaaaaataaaaaacatgtatTGTTAGTTTTATGACATTAATTTACATTCAAGATAAAAATGCTAATTAACCAGACACATCATAGCTtatctgtgattaaaaaaaaaacaaagccttcATAATATTGTCAAAGGTCTCATGAACATAGCAAATTTTATAAAGTCTAGGGATTAGGGGAAGGAGAGattttatgaacattttattGGACTTGCCACAGTCTAGCCTCAGGGATAACTGAGTAGGAGATTGCTTATTCAATATTCAAAACAACGTCAGGAAGTGAAAATAACTGTAAAGGAAATGGGTCTAGAGACAATGAGATCAATCAACTTGCCAATTCTTTCTTAGAAAATTTTGACAAAAGCAATTTGAATGTATGGGATCCCTGATTCCTTCTACAGAGTCTACATTGTTTTCTTAAATGGAATGTTTATTTGGCAATGATCTGTGCTTTCACAAGGaggaatatatatggaatcaccACTTAGAACTGAATTtgggaaaataaatacagaataaattCCAGAGTATAACGAATCATTTGGGAGGCTCTAACATGATTTGATGTAGAATTTAGTCAaagtaaatttcatttaattattttaattctgtagacttaattttgtattattataataaaatattaccagCTGGGGTACGTTGTATTTTTTCAGTCTAAGAAGCTGTTcctattcaaaaagaaaaaaatattgtcaaTTTCGTGGATACCATCTATCATGGTATCCCTTTCCCAGGAGTAATGAGAAACTAATAATCTTACTTTATTGTTGTTTCTACCACAGAGAATTTGGATTAGcccaattattcttttttttttaatattagaaaaactactttgttacattatttttaacttaaaatatattataatgcAGTCAGATATAAATAAGTattcagtcaatcctaaaggaaatcagtcctgaatattcactggaaagacttatgctgaaactccaatactttggccacctgatttgaagaactgatgcattggaaaagaccctgatgctgggaaagattgaaggcaggagaggagaagaggacaaaggatgagatggttggatggcatcactgaatggacatgagcttgagcaagcttcgggtgtcggtcatggacagggagtcctggtgtgttgcggtccagggggtcacaaagagttggacatgactgagtgactgaactgaactgaggcagttTTGCTTACAGTGTGTATTATATCAGAATTgctaagaaaattga
Protein-coding regions in this window:
- the CSN1S1 gene encoding alpha-S1-casein isoform X13 — protein: MKLLILTCLVAVALARPKQPIKHQGLPQGVLNENLLRFFVAPFPEVFGKDIGSESTEDQAMEDIKQMEAESISSSEQKHIQKEDVPSERYLGYLEQLLRLKKYNVPQLEIVPNLAEEQLHSMKEGIHAQQKEPMIGVNQELAYFYPQLFRQFYQLDAYPSGAWYYVPLGTQYPDAPLFSDIPNPIGSENSGKTTMPLWWNMWSSAIYSISDNHSDENRRKIFSPK
- the CSN1S1 gene encoding alpha-S1-casein isoform X17, which produces MKLLILTCLVAVALARPKQPIKHQGLPQGVLNENLLRFFVAPFPEVFGKEKVNELSTDIGSESTEDQAMEDIKQMEAESISSSEQKHIQKEDVPSERYLGYLEIVPNLAEEQLHSMKEGIHAQQKEPMIGVNQELAYFYPQLFRQFYQLDAYPSGAWYYVPLGTQYPDAPLFSDIPNPIGSENSGKTTMPLWWNMWSSAIYSISDNHSDENRRKIFSPK
- the CSN1S1 gene encoding alpha-S1-casein isoform X23; amino-acid sequence: MKLLILTCLVAVALARPKQPIKHQGLPQGVLNENLLRFFVAPFPEVFGKEKVNELSTDQAMEDIKQMEAESISSSEEQLLRLKKYNVPQLEIVPNLAEEQLHSMKEGIHAQQKEPMIGVNQELAYFYPQLFRQFYQLDAYPSGAWYYVPLGTQYPDAPLFSDIPNPIGSENSGKTTMPLWWNMWSSAIYSISDNHSDENRRKIFSPK
- the CSN1S1 gene encoding alpha-S1-casein isoform X20 — its product is MKLLILTCLVAVALARPKQPIKHQGLPQGVLNENLLRFFVAPFPEVFGKEKVNELSTDIGSESTEDQAMEDIKQMEAESISSSEEQLLRLKKYNVPQLEIVPNLAEEQLHSMKEGIHAQQKEPMIGVNQELAYFYPQLFRQFYQLDAYPSGAWYYVPLGTQYPDAPLFSDIPNPIGSENSGKTTMPLWWNMWSSAIYSISDNHSDENRRKIFSPK
- the CSN1S1 gene encoding alpha-S1-casein isoform X24, with protein sequence MKLLILTCLVAVALARPKQPIKHQGLPQGVLNENLLRFFVAPFPEVFGKDIGSESTEDQAMEDIKQMEAESISSSEEQLLRLKKYNVPQLEIVPNLAEEQLHSMKEGIHAQQKEPMIGVNQELAYFYPQLFRQFYQLDAYPSGAWYYVPLGTQYPDAPLFSDIPNPIGSENSGKTTMPLWWNMWSSAIYSISDNHSDENRRKIFSPK
- the CSN1S1 gene encoding alpha-S1-casein isoform X11; protein product: MKLLILTCLVAVALARPKQPIKHQGLPQGVLNENLLRFFVAPFPEVFGKEKVNELSTDIGSESTEDQAMEDIKQMEAESISSSEEIVPISVEKHIQKEDVPSERYLGYLEIVPNLAEEQLHSMKEGIHAQQKEPMIGVNQELAYFYPQLFRQFYQLDAYPSGAWYYVPLGTQYPDAPLFSDIPNPIGSENSGKTTMPLWWNMWSSAIYSISDNHSDENRRKIFSPK
- the CSN1S1 gene encoding alpha-S1-casein isoform X29 codes for the protein MKLLILTCLVAVALARPKQPIKHQGLPQGVLNENLLRFFVAPFPEVFGKDIGSESTEDQAMEDIKEQLLRLKKYNVPQLEIVPNLAEEQLHSMKEGIHAQQKEPMIGVNQELAYFYPQLFRQFYQLDAYPSGAWYYVPLGTQYPDAPLFSDIPNPIGSENSGKTTMPLWWNMWSSAIYSISDNHSDENRRKIFSPK
- the CSN1S1 gene encoding alpha-S1-casein isoform X26, whose protein sequence is MKLLILTCLVAVALARPKQPIKHQGLPQGVLNENLLRFFVAPFPEVFGKEKVNELSTDIGSESTEDQAMEDIKEQLLRLKKYNVPQLEIVPNLAEEQLHSMKEGIHAQQKEPMIGVNQELAYFYPQLFRQFYQLDAYPSGAWYYVPLGTQYPDAPLFSDIPNPIGSENSGKTTMPLWWNMWSSAIYSISDNHSDENRRKIFSPK
- the CSN1S1 gene encoding alpha-S1-casein isoform X30, which produces MKLLILTCLVAVALARPKQPIKHQGLPQPFPEVFGKEKVNELSTDQAMEDIKQMEAESISSSEEQLLRLKKYNVPQLEIVPNLAEEQLHSMKEGIHAQQKEPMIGVNQELAYFYPQLFRQFYQLDAYPSGAWYYVPLGTQYPDAPLFSDIPNPIGSENSGKTTMPLWWNMWSSAIYSISDNHSDENRRKIFSPK